A region from the Bactrocera dorsalis isolate Fly_Bdor chromosome 1, ASM2337382v1, whole genome shotgun sequence genome encodes:
- the LOC105223894 gene encoding sperm motility kinase 1, translating into MLSSEIATLECVHHPNILRLFEVVETLGRVYLVTEWIRGGELYNHITQGGPLREIHAAPLFKQLLLAVKHMHSLGFVHRDIKAENVLLLSEDRLKLADFGFSTQLINGANQKLDTFCGSPPYAAPELFSDDHYVGAPVDVWALGILLYFMVVGNMPFRAPTIPGLKAAILKGDYLLPGQLSLPCIRLIQRILIHIPARRPTIDDMLTSQFVVYPKLSAELMQYEINLRTKPVKRSGFWVRSKSRRLRKSYSLRERYMEVTNKPPINMNARKNDGVFVDNFLHPIEINRDLPNELSKEPSKPNTPKRSFFCGTLKKKVSPMELEKERQLANGNGCENRQWNADVVIDCPLFKNYDAETGDFIMLPTDTDDLTLVKPLEYEARQLLDELGVNSAMLRASIQNGPRSDIIGTYRIIVNRLQKQSWLARKHVELALQEMPKMEKKMERSCCIL; encoded by the exons ATGCTCTCCAGTGAAATAGCGACGCTCGAATGCGTACATCATCCCAATATTTTAAG GCTTTTCGAAGTGGTGGAGACTTTGGGACGTGTATATCTTGTCACCGAGTGGATACGCGGCGGCGAGCTCTACAATCACATCACCCAGGGTGGCCCGCTGCGGGAGATACACGCTGCGCCCTTGTTCAAGCAGCTGTTGTTAGCCGTAAAACACATG CACAGCTTGGGCTTTGTGCATCGCGATATTAAGGCTGAAAATGTGCTACTGCTATCAGAGGATCGCTTGAAGCTGGCTGATTTCGGTTTTAGCACACAACTTATCAATG GTGCCAATCAGAAGCTGGATACATTTTGTGGTTCGCCCCCGTATGCTGCTCCTGAACTGTTCTCCGATGATCATTATGTCGGCGCGCCGGTGGATGTTTGGGCGCTTggtattttgctttattttatggTTGTCGGTAATATGCCATTTCGGGCGCCCACAATACCGGGACTGAAGGCGGCGATATTGAAAGGTGACTACCTGCTGCCCGGACAATTGAGTCTACCATGCATAAGACTTATCC AACGCATCCTCATCCACATACCCGCACGTCGTCCCACCATTGACGATATGCTCACCAGTCAATTCGTTGTCTATCCAAAACTCAGCGCCGAACTCATGCAATATGAGATCAATTTACGTACGAAGCCCGTCAAGCGCTCCGGTTTCTGGGTGCGCTCAAAGTCACGACGCCTGCGCAAATCGTATTCACTGCGCGAACGCTACATGGAGGTGACCAATAAGCCGCCAATTAATATGAATGCACGCAAAAATGACGGCGTATTTGTCGATAATTTTTTACATCCGATCGAAATCAATCGTGATCTGCCCAACGAACTCTCGAAGGAGCCATCAAAGCCAAACACGCCAAAACGTTCTTTCTTCTGCGGCACACTAAAGAAGAAAGTTAGCCCCATGGAATTGGAGAAGGAACGGCAACTGGCCAATGGTAACGGTTGTGAGAATCGTCAATGGAATGCAGATGTGGTCATCGATTGTCCGCTTTTCAAAAACTACGATGCTGAAACGGGAGATTTTATCATGCTGCCAACAGATACCGATGACTTGACATTGGTGAAACCGCTAGAATATGAGGCGCGTCAGCTGCTCGACGAGCTGGGCGTCAACTCTGCAATGTTGCGTGCCTCCATACAAAATGGACCACGTAGCGATATAATCGGCACGTACCGAATTATTGTGAATCGCCTGCAAAAGCAGTCGTGGTTGGCGCGAAAGCATGTCGAGCTGGCGCTACAAGAGATGCCAAAGATGGAGAAGAAAATGGAACGCTCATGCTGCATACTGTAA